The proteins below are encoded in one region of Reichenbachiella sp. 5M10:
- a CDS encoding sensor histidine kinase KdpD, translated as MKTKIPISFVGNLYVFVGAFAIILLVAFSGGVWSAIYPWIISIPVLALLVVNRQAGIFWGVVSFLGMNIFGYLALEGIELPEEYDTSLRVQWYVSVIPGLLPMILFIAFVFESIQAKALDILEKKNEVLNAQKKTIEKQSGEMQKLIDEKEYIIRIMAHDLKNPLYNISSLSKIILGTSDQEQKAKFVGMIDISAENAQNLINKVLEMEKSGLGDLNMNLEKFDITSALQDMVNLMHETARSKQIKIEYDNRAGYCEIEADKIYISLIFENLLSNAIKFSKEGTKVVIRTEKVEEAVVVRIIDQGQGIKKEEEAKLFLKFSKLSARPTGGESSAGLGLSLVKRYVELLHGEVWYESTPGGGATFAVAIRAHR; from the coding sequence ATGAAGACTAAGATCCCAATCTCTTTTGTTGGGAATCTGTATGTGTTTGTGGGAGCTTTTGCCATTATTTTATTGGTGGCATTTTCGGGGGGAGTATGGTCGGCCATCTATCCCTGGATTATCTCCATTCCAGTTCTCGCTCTTTTGGTAGTCAATCGACAAGCAGGGATATTTTGGGGAGTTGTGTCGTTTTTGGGAATGAATATTTTTGGATACTTGGCACTCGAAGGCATAGAATTGCCCGAAGAGTATGATACTTCTTTGAGAGTGCAATGGTATGTGTCGGTGATTCCGGGACTCTTGCCGATGATTCTTTTCATTGCCTTTGTCTTTGAGTCGATTCAAGCCAAGGCTTTGGATATATTGGAGAAAAAGAATGAGGTGCTCAATGCTCAAAAGAAAACTATCGAGAAGCAGTCTGGTGAAATGCAGAAGTTGATCGATGAAAAGGAATATATCATACGTATCATGGCTCATGATCTCAAAAACCCTTTGTACAATATTTCTAGTTTGTCCAAGATTATTTTGGGTACTTCTGACCAAGAACAAAAGGCCAAGTTTGTGGGTATGATAGATATCTCAGCGGAGAATGCCCAAAATTTGATCAACAAAGTATTGGAAATGGAGAAGTCTGGCTTGGGTGACTTGAATATGAATTTGGAAAAGTTTGACATCACGTCAGCTCTACAGGATATGGTCAACCTCATGCATGAGACGGCTCGAAGTAAGCAGATCAAAATAGAATACGATAATCGGGCAGGGTATTGTGAGATTGAAGCGGACAAGATTTATATCTCATTGATTTTTGAGAACCTACTTTCCAACGCCATCAAGTTTTCGAAGGAGGGAACCAAAGTGGTGATCAGAACGGAAAAAGTAGAAGAGGCAGTGGTTGTTCGAATAATCGATCAAGGCCAAGGCATCAAAAAAGAAGAAGAAGCCAAGTTGTTTTTGAAATTTTCAAAACTAAGTGCTCGGCCTACGGGTGGGGAGAGTTCTGCAGGTTTAGGGTTGTCTTTGGTCAAGCGCTATGTCGAACTCCTACACGGGGAGGTATGGTATGAGTCTACTCCTGGTGGTGGGGCTACATTTGCCGTCGCTATCCGAGCACATCGGTAG
- a CDS encoding oxygenase MpaB family protein: MHTSFDLTLLTEADLEQFRLQTDPLADDTVRKIIDLGYEAQINQVFATLVQNDSFDQDTFNALEGGLADTLTHYFEHSGHLPEWADSRQILKGEELFALFGPEIFMLLNVSSLPLCYTCAHGAQVLYDTGRLLSHNGKVDPLARRLMETAQMVVNVLAPGGLQPNGKGLVTIQKVRLIHASIRYFLKKRTGDLTWKTEVYGEPINQEDLAGTLMSFGPVILSGLKHLKVELTDEQSRAYMHVWKVVGYLMGIQEPLLPDTYEEGFGLATKILKHQAAPSVAGKALNDSCIQFLNHMVPGSAFDEVPAYLMEYFLQDFSKASGVDLGECIGVSNQHDLKDRLVLSMAKFVVGHLSEIAHWDVIQKISSPFNRVLLEGIIKHYNDGKKVHFFIPPSLKKNWNLVSHNEA; the protein is encoded by the coding sequence ATGCATACATCATTTGATTTAACTCTGTTGACAGAGGCTGATTTAGAACAATTTCGACTACAGACGGACCCCTTGGCAGATGATACCGTTCGTAAAATCATAGATTTGGGGTATGAAGCGCAGATCAATCAGGTTTTTGCGACTTTGGTTCAAAATGACAGCTTTGATCAGGATACGTTCAATGCTTTGGAGGGGGGACTGGCAGATACACTCACGCATTATTTTGAGCACAGTGGACATTTGCCCGAATGGGCTGATTCGCGTCAAATCCTGAAAGGAGAGGAGTTGTTTGCTCTTTTCGGTCCAGAGATTTTCATGTTGCTCAATGTCAGCTCACTTCCCCTCTGCTATACTTGTGCTCACGGGGCGCAGGTGCTCTATGATACGGGGCGCTTGCTGAGTCACAATGGCAAAGTAGATCCTTTGGCGCGTAGACTGATGGAGACGGCTCAGATGGTCGTCAATGTCTTGGCTCCTGGCGGACTGCAGCCCAATGGGAAGGGCCTAGTGACCATCCAAAAGGTGCGACTGATACACGCTTCGATTCGTTATTTTCTCAAAAAGCGTACAGGCGATTTGACTTGGAAGACGGAGGTGTATGGAGAACCCATCAATCAAGAAGATCTTGCAGGTACGTTGATGTCGTTTGGACCAGTGATCCTATCAGGGTTGAAGCATCTCAAGGTAGAACTGACTGATGAGCAAAGTCGCGCCTACATGCATGTATGGAAAGTCGTCGGGTATCTGATGGGGATACAAGAACCGCTGCTACCAGATACCTATGAAGAAGGATTCGGATTGGCGACTAAGATACTTAAGCATCAAGCAGCACCATCTGTAGCAGGCAAGGCTCTCAACGATTCCTGTATTCAATTTCTCAACCATATGGTTCCTGGGAGTGCATTTGACGAGGTACCTGCTTACTTGATGGAGTATTTTTTGCAAGATTTTTCGAAAGCTTCTGGTGTTGATCTCGGTGAGTGTATCGGTGTCTCCAATCAACATGATCTCAAGGATCGTTTGGTGCTGTCAATGGCCAAGTTTGTGGTGGGGCATCTGAGTGAGATAGCACATTGGGACGTGATTCAGAAGATATCCTCTCCATTCAATAGAGTATTGCTTGAGGGAATCATCAAACACTACAATGATGGGAAGAAGGTGCACTTTTTTATCCCTCCGAGTCTGAAAAAAAATTGGAACCTTGTCTCTCATAATGAAGCCTGA
- a CDS encoding TrkH family potassium uptake protein has protein sequence MRPANQKFVSSKIRIIGILKRLPFILNLIAVALLVFDFGFDQSSTIAKELLWVYTVSLIITLASMSRRYFSKLDCPPQKVWLFDAILGAFISLILLNFLFGHRMLGLDTVEWFVLSVLFALIREFSALKIDFQIQYFNPAQLFIFSFIIIVLLGMCMLMLPNATYDGISVIDALFTSTSAVCVTGLIVVDTGSYFTHFGQWIIIGLIQIGGLGIMTFTSYFSYFFRGSSSYETQLLLRDMTNSEKIAEVFDTLKKIILITIIIESIGAVLIYISLDSKIIPGFSDQVFFSIFHSISAFCNAGFSTLADSLYDVNYRYNYSMHFYIAMLFILGGIGFPIIFNLFKYIKHTILHRLMQLGDKEKIIYSPWMINVNTRIVIVTTALLIFIGTLFFFVFEYDNTLANHQGMGKLVTAFFGAVTPRTAGFNTVDMSAMHFSTILFTFMLMWIGASPGSTGGGIKTSTIAIATLNYLSIAKGKNRIEVFHREVAEITVRRAFALMSLSLVVIVISIILMAWFDEDQHLLPLGFECFSAYSTVGLSLGITASLSTASKFVLIATMFVGRVSMLTILIALLRKMKHLNYRYPTEEILIN, from the coding sequence TTGAGACCTGCAAACCAGAAATTCGTATCTTCTAAAATCCGAATCATCGGTATACTCAAGCGATTACCTTTTATTCTAAATTTGATAGCTGTTGCCCTTTTGGTTTTCGATTTTGGCTTTGACCAATCCTCTACCATAGCCAAGGAGCTACTGTGGGTTTATACCGTGTCACTCATCATCACCTTGGCATCTATGTCCCGGCGCTACTTTTCAAAGCTCGACTGCCCACCTCAAAAAGTATGGCTCTTCGATGCGATACTGGGAGCATTCATCTCCTTGATTCTACTCAACTTCCTCTTTGGTCACCGCATGCTAGGTTTGGATACTGTAGAGTGGTTTGTGTTGTCAGTGTTGTTTGCGTTGATCCGAGAGTTCTCTGCTCTCAAAATCGACTTTCAGATTCAGTATTTCAATCCCGCGCAGCTCTTTATCTTCAGTTTTATAATCATTGTCCTACTTGGCATGTGCATGCTCATGCTCCCCAATGCCACCTACGATGGCATCTCAGTCATAGACGCCTTGTTCACTTCCACCAGTGCCGTCTGTGTCACAGGATTGATCGTTGTAGATACTGGCAGCTACTTTACACATTTTGGCCAATGGATCATTATTGGGCTCATCCAAATCGGTGGGCTAGGTATCATGACCTTCACCAGTTACTTCAGCTATTTCTTTCGAGGGAGCTCCAGCTACGAGACACAACTCCTACTCCGAGACATGACCAACTCTGAAAAAATCGCAGAAGTATTCGACACACTCAAAAAAATCATACTCATCACTATCATCATCGAATCGATAGGGGCTGTATTGATTTATATAAGTTTGGATAGCAAAATCATTCCTGGGTTCTCAGATCAAGTTTTCTTCTCCATTTTTCACTCAATCTCTGCTTTTTGCAACGCTGGGTTCTCCACACTAGCTGACAGTCTGTATGATGTCAACTATCGGTACAACTACTCCATGCACTTTTACATCGCCATGCTCTTCATCTTAGGCGGAATTGGCTTCCCTATTATTTTCAACCTCTTCAAATACATCAAACATACCATCCTGCATCGCCTCATGCAGCTAGGAGACAAAGAAAAAATCATCTACAGCCCGTGGATGATCAACGTCAATACACGGATTGTGATCGTGACTACTGCCTTGTTGATTTTCATTGGCACCTTGTTTTTCTTTGTCTTTGAATACGACAACACTCTAGCCAATCACCAAGGCATGGGCAAACTCGTTACCGCTTTTTTTGGAGCTGTCACGCCTCGTACGGCAGGCTTCAATACCGTAGACATGTCAGCCATGCATTTCTCCACCATTCTCTTCACGTTTATGCTGATGTGGATCGGGGCATCACCAGGCTCTACCGGTGGAGGCATCAAGACCAGTACGATCGCCATCGCTACACTCAATTACTTGAGCATTGCCAAAGGCAAAAATCGCATCGAGGTATTTCACCGTGAAGTAGCCGAAATCACTGTCCGAAGGGCTTTTGCGCTGATGTCGCTATCCTTAGTCGTCATTGTCATATCCATCATATTGATGGCCTGGTTTGACGAGGACCAACATTTATTACCTCTAGGGTTCGAGTGTTTCTCAGCATACAGCACTGTCGGACTGAGCCTTGGCATCACCGCTAGCCTCTCTACAGCAAGCAAGTTTGTCCTGATCGCCACGATGTTTGTCGGTCGCGTCAGCATGCTCACAATTTTGATTGCCTTGTTGAGAAAAATGAAGCATCTCAACTATCGCTACCCAACCGAAGAAATTTTAATCAATTAA
- a CDS encoding TrkA family potassium uptake protein: MKYVIIGLGVFGSSLAEKLTQSGNEVIGVDNVMNKVDALRETITHTICLDSTDPQAVTNLPLADTDVVIVCIGENEGANIMTTALMKKLKVKRLISRAVSMLHETVLEAMGVDEIVHPEEETANRWSRKLNITGVVDSFQLSGDYNIIEANVPTKYIGKSLQELGLQEKYDVVVMTTMTVKQEDTELGTPRKTGKISKVANANTVLHKHDILVLYGYINDIRKLLDNGE; the protein is encoded by the coding sequence ATGAAGTACGTAATCATAGGACTCGGAGTGTTTGGCTCATCACTGGCCGAAAAACTGACCCAATCTGGCAATGAGGTGATCGGAGTGGACAATGTCATGAACAAAGTAGATGCATTGCGTGAGACCATCACTCACACCATATGTCTTGATAGCACCGACCCGCAAGCCGTGACCAACCTCCCCCTGGCAGACACGGATGTAGTCATCGTATGTATCGGCGAAAACGAAGGAGCCAACATCATGACTACTGCATTGATGAAGAAGCTAAAAGTCAAACGACTGATTAGCCGAGCTGTATCGATGTTGCATGAAACCGTACTAGAAGCCATGGGAGTTGACGAAATCGTACACCCCGAAGAAGAAACTGCCAATCGTTGGTCACGCAAACTCAACATCACTGGAGTCGTGGATTCGTTTCAGCTATCAGGCGACTACAACATCATCGAGGCAAATGTCCCTACCAAATATATCGGCAAAAGTTTGCAAGAACTGGGGCTGCAAGAAAAATACGATGTAGTAGTCATGACTACTATGACAGTCAAGCAAGAAGATACCGAACTGGGCACCCCACGAAAGACTGGCAAAATCTCTAAAGTCGCCAATGCAAACACAGTACTACACAAGCACGATATACTGGTACTCTATGGCTATATCAATGACATCCGCAAACTCCTCGACAATGGTGAGTAG
- a CDS encoding efflux RND transporter permease subunit has protein sequence MNKQINMLDKIIRFSINNKLIVGLLTLGLILWGSYSLIQLPIDAVPDITNNQVQVITASPSLAAEEVERLITFPIEITMATIPDLEEIRSFSRFGLSVVTIVFKEDIDIYWARQQVNERMSTVQAQIPPGVGQPRLGPITTGLGEIYQYVIGTEKGYEDKYDARELRSIQDWIVRRQLIGTPGVADVSSFGGYLKQYEIALDPNQLNAMQVSISEIFAALESNNENTGGAYIEKDKRALFIRSIGLVSSIDDINSIVIRNNSEGIPILIKDVGTVQLGNAVRYGATTRNGEGEVVSAIVMMLKGENSAEVIKNIKARINQIRKTLPEGITIEPFLDRSKLVDNAIHTVSKNLTEGALIVIFVLLLLLGNLRAGLIVASVIPLALLFAFGMMNFFGVSGNLMSLGAIDFGLIVDGAVIIVEATMHHLGLLRLSRRLTQKEMDEEVYQSASKIRNSAAFGEIIILIVYLPILALVGTEGKMFGPMAQTVSFAILGAFILSLTYIPMASALFLSKDTQTKPNISDKIMTYVHRIYDPTIRWAMHQRGAILGCTTGLFLISLWVFNRMGGEFIPTLEEGDFAVETRVITGSSLENTIQGTTQAEQILLERFPEVEQVVSKIGAGEIPTDPMPIEAADLMIILKDKDEWVSANNREDLANLMSEALEDIPGVNFGFQQPIQMRFNELMTGVRQDVAIKIYGEDLDQLSDYALQIGQIANTVEGAVDLYLEEITGVPQIVIDYKRNQLAKYGLTIQEVNRNIQTAFAGVSAGLVYEGEKRFDLVVRLNKTNRSNIEDIRNLYLTRPDGHQVPLYQVADVVIKDGPYQIQRDNTRRRIIVAFNVRNRDIESIVTEIRQKIEKQVAFAPGYSVTYGGQFENLVQARQRLMIAVPLALLLIFVLLYFTFQSIKQGLLIFTAIPLSAIGGIFALHLRGMPFSISAGVGFIALFGVAVLNGIVLIAEFNRLKKDGVTDLYERIYQGTKVRLRPVLMTAAVASLGFLPMALSHSSGAEVQKPLATVVIGGLFTATLLTLIILPILYYYFDRPSSKKDSL, from the coding sequence ATGAATAAACAAATCAATATGCTTGATAAAATCATTCGATTTTCCATCAACAATAAACTGATCGTGGGGCTCTTGACTCTCGGTCTGATCCTATGGGGTAGCTACTCACTGATTCAGCTACCCATAGATGCTGTTCCCGACATTACCAACAACCAAGTACAGGTCATCACAGCGTCACCATCTTTGGCCGCTGAGGAAGTAGAACGGCTCATTACCTTCCCTATTGAAATCACAATGGCAACCATTCCAGACCTAGAAGAAATCCGTTCCTTCTCCCGTTTTGGACTCTCTGTAGTGACCATTGTCTTCAAGGAAGATATAGACATCTACTGGGCACGGCAGCAGGTCAACGAGCGCATGTCTACCGTCCAGGCACAAATCCCCCCTGGTGTGGGACAGCCTAGGCTAGGCCCCATCACTACTGGACTCGGCGAAATCTATCAATATGTCATCGGTACCGAAAAGGGATACGAAGACAAATACGATGCAAGAGAACTCCGCAGCATCCAAGATTGGATTGTACGCCGACAATTGATTGGTACCCCTGGTGTAGCAGATGTCAGCAGCTTCGGAGGCTACCTCAAACAATACGAGATCGCCCTAGATCCCAATCAGCTCAACGCCATGCAAGTCTCGATCTCTGAGATATTCGCAGCACTCGAGTCCAACAACGAGAACACCGGTGGAGCCTACATTGAGAAAGACAAGCGAGCACTCTTTATTCGTAGTATTGGGCTCGTCAGTAGCATCGACGACATTAACTCCATCGTCATCCGCAACAACAGCGAAGGAATACCAATTTTGATAAAAGATGTCGGTACGGTCCAACTTGGCAATGCCGTACGCTATGGTGCAACCACACGAAACGGTGAAGGCGAAGTAGTCAGTGCGATCGTCATGATGCTCAAAGGTGAAAACTCTGCAGAAGTTATCAAAAATATCAAAGCGCGCATCAACCAAATCCGAAAAACACTACCGGAAGGCATCACTATCGAGCCATTCCTGGATCGTAGCAAACTCGTAGACAATGCCATCCATACGGTTTCCAAAAACCTAACCGAAGGAGCACTGATTGTCATTTTCGTCCTACTCCTCTTACTAGGCAATCTCCGTGCAGGCCTCATCGTCGCATCAGTTATTCCTTTAGCGCTACTATTCGCTTTTGGTATGATGAATTTCTTTGGTGTATCTGGCAACCTGATGAGTCTCGGAGCGATTGATTTCGGGCTGATTGTAGACGGTGCAGTGATCATCGTCGAAGCGACCATGCACCATCTAGGTCTGCTTAGATTGAGTCGTCGCTTGACGCAAAAGGAAATGGACGAAGAAGTCTATCAATCCGCCAGTAAAATCCGCAACTCAGCTGCCTTTGGCGAGATCATCATCTTGATCGTCTATTTACCCATACTAGCTCTCGTTGGTACCGAAGGCAAGATGTTTGGTCCTATGGCGCAGACTGTGAGCTTTGCCATTCTTGGGGCCTTTATCCTCTCGCTCACCTACATACCAATGGCATCTGCACTTTTTTTGAGCAAGGACACACAGACCAAGCCCAACATCTCTGACAAGATCATGACCTATGTGCATCGTATCTATGACCCTACCATACGTTGGGCGATGCATCAGCGTGGGGCCATACTCGGTTGTACAACTGGACTGTTTCTTATTTCTCTATGGGTATTCAATCGTATGGGGGGTGAGTTTATACCCACACTCGAAGAAGGTGATTTTGCTGTAGAGACACGTGTCATCACAGGCAGTTCACTCGAAAACACCATCCAAGGAACTACCCAAGCCGAACAAATACTACTGGAGAGATTTCCAGAGGTAGAGCAGGTTGTATCCAAAATTGGAGCAGGAGAAATCCCTACAGATCCTATGCCTATCGAAGCAGCAGACCTCATGATCATACTCAAAGACAAAGACGAATGGGTCAGTGCAAACAACAGAGAGGATCTCGCCAACTTAATGTCCGAGGCATTGGAAGATATACCTGGGGTCAATTTTGGTTTTCAGCAGCCGATTCAGATGCGCTTCAATGAACTCATGACTGGCGTACGTCAAGATGTAGCCATCAAAATATACGGAGAAGACTTGGACCAGCTTTCTGACTATGCCTTACAAATTGGGCAAATCGCCAACACGGTGGAAGGTGCTGTGGATTTGTACCTAGAAGAGATCACTGGTGTCCCTCAGATTGTCATTGATTACAAGCGCAACCAACTGGCCAAATACGGCTTGACGATTCAAGAGGTCAACCGAAACATCCAGACTGCTTTCGCAGGTGTATCTGCGGGGTTGGTCTATGAAGGAGAAAAGCGCTTTGACCTAGTTGTACGCTTGAATAAGACCAATAGAAGCAATATTGAAGACATTCGAAACCTCTATCTGACACGACCCGATGGGCATCAGGTCCCGTTGTATCAAGTCGCAGATGTAGTCATCAAAGACGGCCCCTATCAGATCCAACGAGACAATACTCGACGCAGAATCATCGTAGCTTTCAATGTCCGAAACAGAGACATTGAAAGCATCGTCACTGAAATCCGTCAGAAGATCGAAAAGCAAGTGGCCTTTGCCCCAGGCTACTCCGTCACGTATGGAGGACAATTCGAAAACCTAGTTCAAGCACGCCAACGCCTCATGATAGCCGTCCCTTTGGCCTTGTTACTCATCTTTGTCTTGCTCTACTTCACCTTTCAGTCCATCAAGCAAGGCCTTTTGATTTTCACCGCCATCCCATTATCCGCGATCGGAGGCATCTTTGCCCTCCATCTGCGTGGCATGCCCTTTAGCATCTCTGCTGGCGTGGGCTTCATTGCCCTCTTTGGAGTAGCCGTACTCAATGGAATTGTACTGATAGCAGAATTCAACAGGTTGAAAAAAGATGGAGTCACTGACCTCTACGAGCGAATCTACCAAGGCACTAAAGTTCGTCTAAGACCAGTGCTTATGACAGCCGCAGTGGCTTCTTTGGGCTTTTTGCCCATGGCGCTCTCTCACTCTTCAGGGGCTGAAGTACAAAAACCACTTGCTACCGTAGTAATTGGAGGTTTGTTCACTGCGACATTGCTCACATTGATCATACTCCCCATCTTATACTACTACTTTGACCGACCCTCATCCAAAAAAGATTCATTGTAA
- a CDS encoding TolC family protein: MKRKRKDLFKVLWLLPLVWLEMGFLAQAQSLSREIRTLDEVIEIALANNPTLKAASLEVEQQRALRGSSWNLPKTEVSWVHGQYNSVRNDDNQFNISQRLEFPTVYSHQKQLAKARIEGSEQQRIATQNELIREVKSTWYALWLAQSKHLLLLTQDSIYRRYRSAAALRYQTGESNMLEKATAESQVAQIELSIAQNEADISILQTELMTLLHVDEPVQMKPGPMVKRKGILETDSLDISQNPTLEWFRQMMHIADKEKSIEKAQLMPDITLGYFNQSLNGTGLDTEGTPTRYTSSDRFDGFQVGLAIPLFGSKAHISQIQAAEYRRQTTEAQLEATTIQLQGKLKALVEQYSKHQSSLKYYNENALPQSDLILAQAQKGFDSGSINYNEYTLGLTMALNIKFNYLETLNMYNQTLIQIEYITGIQ, from the coding sequence ATGAAAAGGAAAAGAAAAGATCTCTTCAAAGTATTGTGGCTTCTCCCATTGGTGTGGTTGGAAATGGGCTTCTTGGCTCAGGCACAATCCCTCTCTAGAGAAATCCGCACATTGGATGAAGTGATTGAAATTGCCCTAGCCAACAACCCAACACTCAAAGCAGCCAGTCTTGAGGTTGAGCAGCAGCGTGCCCTCAGAGGGAGCAGTTGGAACCTACCCAAAACAGAAGTGTCTTGGGTGCATGGACAATACAACAGTGTACGCAACGATGACAATCAGTTCAACATTAGTCAGCGGTTGGAATTCCCAACGGTCTACTCCCATCAAAAGCAATTGGCAAAGGCCCGCATTGAAGGCAGTGAGCAACAGCGGATCGCGACACAAAACGAACTGATACGTGAAGTAAAATCGACGTGGTATGCACTCTGGCTTGCTCAGAGCAAACACCTTCTTCTCCTCACACAAGACAGTATCTACCGCCGCTACCGAAGTGCCGCGGCACTTCGGTATCAGACCGGAGAGAGCAACATGCTCGAAAAAGCTACCGCTGAATCGCAAGTCGCTCAGATCGAATTATCAATCGCACAAAACGAAGCAGACATCTCCATCCTCCAAACGGAACTCATGACACTGCTACATGTAGACGAACCTGTCCAGATGAAACCAGGCCCCATGGTCAAACGAAAAGGTATACTTGAAACAGACTCTTTAGACATCAGTCAAAATCCTACTCTAGAGTGGTTTAGACAGATGATGCATATCGCCGACAAAGAAAAATCAATCGAAAAAGCGCAATTGATGCCAGACATCACATTGGGCTACTTTAATCAGTCCTTGAATGGCACAGGCCTGGATACTGAGGGTACGCCAACTCGATACACCTCCAGTGATCGCTTCGATGGATTTCAAGTCGGCTTGGCAATTCCACTCTTTGGGTCCAAAGCTCACATTTCGCAAATTCAAGCGGCAGAATACCGCAGACAAACGACCGAGGCCCAATTGGAAGCTACAACTATTCAGTTGCAAGGAAAACTGAAAGCACTGGTAGAACAATACTCTAAACACCAATCGAGTCTCAAATACTACAACGAAAATGCACTCCCACAATCGGACCTTATTTTGGCTCAAGCCCAAAAAGGATTCGATAGCGGCAGTATCAACTACAACGAATATACACTGGGGCTAACCATGGCTCTCAATATCAAATTCAACTACCTCGAAACACTCAACATGTATAATCAGACATTGATTCAAATTGAGTACATCACAGGCATACAATAA